GCCAGGGAGAAGCTCAGGGAGATACTCCTAAAGCAAGGTTTAAGCGGTGAGGATGTTCTTATACAGATGCACAAAGAGGTGTTTAACCTTCCAATAAGCGAACCAAAGAAGGTTGCCCTGGCTGATAAAATAGGAGAGTACAACTTCAGGCTTGTTGAGGGAGCAAATGAAATGATTCAGCTTGAAGCTCTCTTGGCGCAGTTTACGCTGCTTGGCAAGGATTAGGTGAGCCCAAATGCTGCTATGGGTTGAAAAGTATAGGCCAAGAAGGCTTGCGGAGATAGTGAATCAAGAGAAAGCGTTGGAGAAGGTTAAAGCATGGATTGAAAGCTGGCTACATGGAACTCCCAAGAAAAAAGCTCTCCTCCTTGCCGGTCCCCCTGGTAGCGGGAAGACTACCACGGTTTATGCTCTGGCTAACGAGTATAGGTTTGAGGTAATTGAGCTCAACGCAAGCGACGACAGAACTTTTGGTAAAATAGAGCGCTACCTCAATGCGGCCTATACAATGGATGTCTTTGGAAGGAGGAGAAAGCTGATCTTCCTTGATGAAGCCGATAACATAGAGCCTTCAGGAGCAAAAGAGATAGCGAAGCTCATAGACAAGGCGAGGAATCCCATAATAATGTCCGCCAACAGATACTGGGAGGTGCCATTGGAGATAAGAAACAAAGCAGAAATAGTGGAGTACAATCGTTTAGGCCAGAGGGACATTTTAAAGGCTCTCTTCAGGATTGTAAAAGCAGAGGGTATTTTTGTTCCTAAAGAAGTCCTGGAGGAGATTGCAAAAAGAGCCAGGGGGGACTTGAGGGCAGCAATAAATGACCTTCAAAATCTCGTAAGCGGCGGCGTTGAAGATGCCGAGCTTGTTCTGGCATATAGGGATGTTGAGAAGTCGATTTTTGAAGCTCTGGGCATGATATTTGCCACAGATAATGCAAAAAGGGCAAAGATGGCCCTCATGAACCTTGACAATACCCCAGACGAAGTTCTTCTCTGGATTGAAGAAAACATCCCCTATGTGTATTACAAACCAGAGGACATTGCGAGGGCATATGAGGCAATAAGCAGAGCCGATATATACCTTGGAAGGGCAACGAGAACAGGGAACTACGGCTTGTGGAAGTATGCAATGGACATGATGACCGCCGGAGTCGCTGTTTCAGGGGTAAAGAAAAAAGGCTTCTTACGCTTTTATCCACCAAAAACTCTTAGAATTCTCAAGGATACCCAGGAGGAGCGGTCTATCAGGGACTCCATAGTGAAAAAGATAATGAAGGAAATGCACATGAGCAAACTTGAGGCAATTGAAACAATGCAGGTATTCAAAGCCATATTCATTAACAATCCAGACATTGCAGCTCATATAGCGGTTTTTCTTGACTTGGGGGATAAGGAGATTGAGTTCCTTGCTGAAGATAAAGAGAAGGCGGCAAAGATCAAAGGGAAGATGCTGGCCATTCATAGAAAGTTGAGGGAAACGAAAACGGAGCTTGAAGTGAGAATTGAAACAATTGAAGCCGAGACTATAGAGGAAGAAGAGACCAGTGAAGAAGAGCCAGAGGAAGAAGTTAAAGAGGCTGAAGAAATAGAGGAAGAAAAAGTAGTTGAGGAAAAACCCGAGGAAAAGAAAGAGAAAAAAGGCAAACAGGCGACTCTCTTTGATTTCCTGAAGAAGTAATCAAAGAAGTTCGATATCGGCACAGACCTTAAGGACATGAGGTTTATAATCAGAGACTTTCTTTATCCTTATCCTACATTCCTTTCCGAGCTCTCTGCACTGGGAGATGATTCTTTCTTTAAAGTCCTCTATTTTGTCCTCGTGAACAAAATCATAGTAATGAACCCACTTTTCGGCTTTTTCAAGTGCCAAGCGGAGAGCATCAACACCTTTTGGGGTTGGGCTTATAACCCTATCAAAAGTCCCAAGCTTTGGGACAACATCAAACACATCCCCCTGTATGATCCCTATGCTACCCTTGAGTTTATCCCTGTTTAACTGAATGTTTTCAATGCCGAGCTTTACGGCATTTTCGTTTAACTCTACGGCCGTTATTTTAGCGTTTTTGTATCTTGCAATCACGAGGGCATAGGGTAGAATTCCGGCAAACATCAAGAGAACTCTCTCCCCATCTTTTACGAGCTGAGCCAGCCTGTACCTCTCTCCCTTCATTCTGGGGTTGAAGAAGACTTTGCTTAGGTCAACTTTAATTTTTACACCGTTCTCTTTGTGCACTGTTGTGAGCCTCTTTTCCCCCCATATTATTGAGTATTCCCCTATCCTGAAGACACTTTTGTGGAACCCTTTCTTCGCTATCACCTTTAGAAACGGATGCACTTTGAGTAGAGCCTCAACTATCTCCTTTTCCCTGCGCTCTATTTCCGGTGGGATTTGAATTATCGCCATGTCCCCTATAATATCATAACGCCTGAGGAAGTTTAGCTCCTCTTTCGTAAACTTGTCCCTTAAAATGCTCTCAAGGTTTTTGTAAATCTGTCTCTCTGGTCTGAAAGGAAGCTCAATATCCACAACCTCAAATCCAAGATTTTTGGCTTTCTCTGGGTCTTTTATAGGAAAGAGAATGTTTTCTTTCTCTCTTCTTGGTCTTCTCTTTCCATCGTAAATTCCCCCCCGCTTAAGGATTCTCTTTGCCTCTTCTGCCTCACTCTTCTTTACTCTTACCGCTGGCATGGTTTTCTCCCTCTAGCAGTGCCGCGAACAATTTTTAGGAAATCTCCTTAATGAGCTCCTCTTCCCTCTTTTCCTGAAACTCTTTCAAGAGTATTGTCTCTTGAGTTTTGTCTAAGACGTTTGGAGGCAAATATAAGATTAGCATTGACTCGTTGGAGATTACGTAGTCCTTTAATGAGAACAAAAACTTTGCAACTGAAGAAAAGTTGTTGTAGAGTATTAGATATTCAATCCCCTCAAAATACACAACTGCTTTTCCTCCTCTTTCCTTTAAAAATCTTAAAATAGCATCCTGAATCACGTGGAGCTTTGTGGGATCCGCTGCTTCATTACTCTCCAGCCTGCTTAGCCATATAAACTTATCCGGCTCCAGCCGGTACTTTTTCACCCATAGCTCCTTTTGAGTCCTGCTAACAACGAGCACCCCATTTGAATGCCTTGATAGGAAAGCTAATCCATGCGGGCTTACAGGTTTTTTAAACGCATATGCCCCGGTTATTGGTGAAAGTGATATCTTTCTGGGGTATTTTCTTGGTTTTATTTCTGTGGGGCTTAGAGCACTGAGGTAATAAACAACGGATGATACCAGAATTATGTAAGAGAGGGTGTAGAAAATCGCCGATACCAACCATAGCTTGGCTTCACTTAAAGAATCGACCACAACTCCAAGTGAGCCTGCAACAAAAAGGGAGGCGGAAATTAGAAATTTCTTGGCTAGGTTTTTTCCGGGTTCCTGGATGTTTTTGTAGTAATAGAGGGCTCTTAGGCTGAGGGCTATTCCCATCACCACAAGGATTGTACCTGCTAGGACTCCGAGGATATTCATATACATCCTTTTCCCCTCAAGGATATTTCCCACGAGATGTTTAAATATTTACCTCCAATAGGGCTCCCGCATGAGAATAGCCTTTTTAAAAATTTCAATAAGTTCCTCATCGGAGGCGTTGTTCCTTATTGGAGTTAGGATATCTACGAGGTCATCCCTTCTCAGGAGGCAGGTCTTTAGATGGCCCGTTGAAGTGAGCCTTATCCTAGTGCAGTTTGCGCAGAATATTGTGTTGTGCATTGACCTGACGACTTCAACTTCGGCGATGCCGTAGTCTGTGGGAATAAAGTATTTCTTTCTTCTGTGCATTTGTCTTTCCTTTACCTCTACTGCTATCTCCTCAAATTTCTCTTCCAGAGGTTTTAGCGGATAAAAGTACTTTTTGAAAAACCATGAGCTTTCCATCTCCCTTGGGACTTCAATTTCAATCAGCTGAAGAATGGCGTTTTTCTGAGCGGCATAGTTTATCATATCCCATATCTCCCCATCGTTGAGACCTTTCATGACAACCATGTTGAGCTTAACCGGATAGAAGAGCTTGACTGCTTTCTCGATTCCTTCAAGAACCTGAGGTAAAACATCAAATCCTGTAATAGCTTTATATTTTTCCCTGTCAAGAGTATCAAGACTTATGTTCACTCTATCAAGTCCAGCTTCTTTTAGTGGCTCTGCCAGTAACTTCATCGTTGTTCCGTTGGTGGTCATGGAGAGGTCTTCAACATAGGGCCGTATTCTCCTCACTATCTCAACGATGTCTTTTCTAACAGTCGGTTCCCCTCCGGTTAGCTTGACCTTTTTTATACCGAGCTGGGATGCTATTCTGACTATCCTTTCTATTTCTTCTGGTTTCATTTCTTGGAAGCTGAGGGTTTGTCCCTCTCTATGGCAGTAAAAGCAGTTTAAGTTGCACTCATTCGTGAGAGAAATTCTCAGATTTGTCACCGGTCTTCCAAAGCGATCCACTAAAACCATGCGCTCCCCTCTATTATTTAAAACATCATTGCTTTAAAAAAAGATTTTGGGTAAACAACTATGTTAATCACAAAGACTGCGAAAAGTAAAAGAACAATGAGGGAGTATATAATGTAGGGGATGAAGGTGGATACAAATAAAATCCGTGAACTCGTTAAAGAGGCTGAGGTTCTCCACAAAGAGTTTCAGAAGAGCTTTCTTCGTGTGTACTCTTTTTCATCATGGGAGTTTGAAGAGTTAAAAGACCTGCTGTCCGAGCTTTATGGCATCATTGAGAGAAAATTTGATACGGCGTCTCAAATAGGGAAGGCATCTTCTCTTCTTGGGGGAGACCTTGAGCGGCTCGCAAAAGAGCTTCAAAAAAACGAACATCAAATGAAATTTCGATTAGAAGAAGTCCTTCTTTTAGTTGAGAATCCGAAAATGAGCTTCACTGAAAAAGCCAAAATAAATGCATCCCTCCAGAGGTTGCTGCAGTTTTATAGGGTGTATGATTACTCCATAACACAAACAATTCAAAAGCT
The Thermococcus sp. 2319x1 DNA segment above includes these coding regions:
- a CDS encoding DUF835 domain-containing protein, which gives rise to MYMNILGVLAGTILVVMGIALSLRALYYYKNIQEPGKNLAKKFLISASLFVAGSLGVVVDSLSEAKLWLVSAIFYTLSYIILVSSVVYYLSALSPTEIKPRKYPRKISLSPITGAYAFKKPVSPHGLAFLSRHSNGVLVVSRTQKELWVKKYRLEPDKFIWLSRLESNEAADPTKLHVIQDAILRFLKERGGKAVVYFEGIEYLILYNNFSSVAKFLFSLKDYVISNESMLILYLPPNVLDKTQETILLKEFQEKREEELIKEIS
- a CDS encoding class I SAM-dependent methyltransferase family protein, with the translated sequence MPAVRVKKSEAEEAKRILKRGGIYDGKRRPRREKENILFPIKDPEKAKNLGFEVVDIELPFRPERQIYKNLESILRDKFTKEELNFLRRYDIIGDMAIIQIPPEIERREKEIVEALLKVHPFLKVIAKKGFHKSVFRIGEYSIIWGEKRLTTVHKENGVKIKVDLSKVFFNPRMKGERYRLAQLVKDGERVLLMFAGILPYALVIARYKNAKITAVELNENAVKLGIENIQLNRDKLKGSIGIIQGDVFDVVPKLGTFDRVISPTPKGVDALRLALEKAEKWVHYYDFVHEDKIEDFKERIISQCRELGKECRIRIKKVSDYKPHVLKVCADIELL
- a CDS encoding replication factor C large subunit, which translates into the protein MLLWVEKYRPRRLAEIVNQEKALEKVKAWIESWLHGTPKKKALLLAGPPGSGKTTTVYALANEYRFEVIELNASDDRTFGKIERYLNAAYTMDVFGRRRKLIFLDEADNIEPSGAKEIAKLIDKARNPIIMSANRYWEVPLEIRNKAEIVEYNRLGQRDILKALFRIVKAEGIFVPKEVLEEIAKRARGDLRAAINDLQNLVSGGVEDAELVLAYRDVEKSIFEALGMIFATDNAKRAKMALMNLDNTPDEVLLWIEENIPYVYYKPEDIARAYEAISRADIYLGRATRTGNYGLWKYAMDMMTAGVAVSGVKKKGFLRFYPPKTLRILKDTQEERSIRDSIVKKIMKEMHMSKLEAIETMQVFKAIFINNPDIAAHIAVFLDLGDKEIEFLAEDKEKAAKIKGKMLAIHRKLRETKTELEVRIETIEAETIEEEETSEEEPEEEVKEAEEIEEEKVVEEKPEEKKEKKGKQATLFDFLKK
- the moaA gene encoding GTP 3',8-cyclase MoaA produces the protein MVLVDRFGRPVTNLRISLTNECNLNCFYCHREGQTLSFQEMKPEEIERIVRIASQLGIKKVKLTGGEPTVRKDIVEIVRRIRPYVEDLSMTTNGTTMKLLAEPLKEAGLDRVNISLDTLDREKYKAITGFDVLPQVLEGIEKAVKLFYPVKLNMVVMKGLNDGEIWDMINYAAQKNAILQLIEIEVPREMESSWFFKKYFYPLKPLEEKFEEIAVEVKERQMHRRKKYFIPTDYGIAEVEVVRSMHNTIFCANCTRIRLTSTGHLKTCLLRRDDLVDILTPIRNNASDEELIEIFKKAILMREPYWR